One part of the Arcanobacterium phocisimile genome encodes these proteins:
- a CDS encoding sugar-binding transcriptional regulator has protein sequence MSERVSAAYEAATMHYVQGETMETIARRLNVSRSTVSRLIKVAREEGLVQITLHAPQETSSKNATWISQHYGVRTHVVPIPFQANEARRLTAVAQMTGVLISNLMEPHTVIGVAWGNTVSAIADHLVPRPAHGSVVVQLNGAANPSTTGIPYAGAIMEAFGRAHGSMVQHFSVPAFFDYAATKEALWRERSIESVRKLQASADIAVFGVGSMTGRNVSLVYSGGYLSSDDLASIKDDGVVGDVCTVLMRADGSWKDLAINKRASGPTPDELKKIKRRLCVVSGVDKVVAARAALHAGVVTDLIIDEDAAARLRDLG, from the coding sequence ATGTCTGAGCGTGTTTCAGCAGCCTATGAAGCGGCAACAATGCACTATGTGCAAGGTGAGACGATGGAAACGATCGCTCGACGATTAAACGTTTCACGCTCGACAGTTTCACGATTAATCAAGGTGGCTCGCGAAGAAGGGCTTGTGCAAATAACTTTGCATGCACCCCAAGAAACGTCCTCGAAAAACGCCACATGGATCTCGCAGCACTACGGGGTTCGCACCCACGTCGTCCCCATCCCATTCCAAGCTAACGAGGCCCGTAGGCTCACTGCAGTGGCTCAAATGACAGGCGTACTCATTTCAAATTTGATGGAACCGCATACCGTTATCGGAGTCGCATGGGGAAATACAGTTTCGGCGATCGCCGACCACCTCGTTCCACGGCCAGCACATGGATCAGTCGTCGTCCAACTTAACGGTGCAGCAAATCCATCTACTACCGGTATCCCCTACGCTGGTGCAATTATGGAAGCCTTCGGGCGTGCTCATGGGAGTATGGTGCAGCATTTCTCTGTTCCTGCCTTCTTTGACTATGCCGCAACAAAAGAGGCCTTGTGGCGCGAACGCTCAATTGAGTCAGTTCGGAAACTGCAAGCCTCGGCAGATATCGCAGTTTTTGGTGTCGGTTCCATGACTGGCCGAAACGTTTCACTCGTCTATTCGGGCGGATACCTCAGTTCCGACGACCTCGCTTCAATTAAAGACGACGGCGTTGTCGGGGACGTGTGCACTGTACTCATGCGTGCAGACGGTAGTTGGAAAGACCTCGCAATCAACAAACGCGCCTCAGGTCCAACACCAGATGAGCTCAAAAAAATCAAACGCCGACTTTGCGTGGTTTCCGGAGTTGATAAAGTCGTTGCCGCTCGGGCGGCGTTACATGCCGGAGTTGTCACTGATCTGATTATCGACGAAGACGCCGCCGCACGGTTACGCGACCTCGGCTAA
- a CDS encoding A/G-specific adenine glycosylase, with translation MTAQHSHLYSQLTNWFSQSARPLPWRQTRDPWAILLCEVMSQQTPVARVEPTWYLWLERWPTPTDLANATAADVLLAWDCMGYPRRALRLRECAQAITERFSGEVPRQREELLSLPGIGPYTADAILAFAYEDYSVVLDTNIRRVLARWNGQALPAPTQTQAERQLAQEYVPTEPDQAWRWNAAIMEFGALVCTARNPRCQVCPVSDSCGWKNAGYPSDAYAQNRTTQKWAGTNRQARGAIMAVVRANPHESFTEDVLRELSTLSEDRFTAAFRGLITDGLIASNDAGFYSLPRT, from the coding sequence GTGACCGCACAGCATTCTCACCTCTACTCCCAACTCACCAATTGGTTTTCTCAGTCCGCCCGGCCACTGCCCTGGCGGCAAACCCGCGATCCTTGGGCGATTTTGCTATGCGAAGTGATGAGTCAACAAACACCGGTCGCACGTGTCGAACCAACCTGGTATCTGTGGCTGGAGCGCTGGCCCACCCCCACCGATCTGGCGAACGCTACAGCCGCCGATGTGCTTCTGGCATGGGATTGCATGGGGTATCCGCGCCGGGCGCTACGGTTACGCGAATGTGCCCAAGCTATTACTGAACGGTTTTCAGGTGAAGTTCCGCGCCAACGCGAGGAATTATTGAGTCTGCCAGGAATTGGCCCGTATACTGCTGACGCTATTTTGGCGTTCGCCTATGAAGACTATTCTGTTGTTCTCGATACGAATATTCGCCGAGTGTTAGCGCGGTGGAACGGTCAGGCGTTGCCGGCGCCAACTCAAACGCAAGCTGAACGCCAACTGGCACAAGAGTATGTTCCGACCGAACCAGATCAGGCTTGGCGTTGGAATGCTGCGATTATGGAGTTTGGGGCACTGGTGTGTACGGCACGTAACCCGCGTTGCCAGGTGTGCCCGGTTAGTGACAGCTGTGGTTGGAAAAACGCTGGCTACCCCAGTGATGCCTATGCTCAGAATCGGACGACGCAAAAATGGGCGGGGACGAACCGGCAGGCGCGCGGAGCGATTATGGCTGTGGTGCGCGCCAATCCACATGAGTCGTTTACTGAAGACGTGCTCCGCGAGTTGAGTACGTTATCGGAGGATCGTTTCACGGCAGCGTTTCGCGGATTAATAACTGACGGTTTAATCGCTAGTAACGACGCCGGATTCTATAGTTTGCCGCGAACCTAA
- a CDS encoding TetR/AcrR family transcriptional regulator yields MRTSKKTTILKAIVEIIEESGVSGVTYEAVATKCELSKSGLIYHFPSRETMLEEAHRYMAQHWEESLRESLDATDNPTSVTAILKANLAVSQHAATRAELLMTIDAASTPELYTIWSETLDQWTCAPDKITTDPRACQAYLVQLIADGLWAHDYINGRKLTKEQRAALVDAALNLIPGNES; encoded by the coding sequence ATGCGCACGAGTAAGAAGACCACAATACTCAAAGCTATCGTTGAAATTATCGAAGAATCCGGGGTTTCTGGAGTAACCTACGAAGCTGTCGCCACCAAATGTGAGTTGAGTAAATCTGGGCTCATCTATCACTTCCCGTCACGTGAAACAATGCTCGAAGAAGCACACCGCTACATGGCCCAACACTGGGAAGAGAGTCTGCGCGAAAGCCTCGACGCCACGGACAATCCGACGTCGGTGACCGCTATCCTCAAAGCTAACCTTGCCGTCTCACAACATGCAGCTACGCGCGCTGAACTGTTAATGACGATCGACGCTGCTTCCACCCCAGAGCTGTACACGATCTGGTCCGAAACACTCGACCAATGGACGTGTGCTCCGGACAAAATCACTACCGATCCGCGAGCATGTCAGGCATATCTGGTACAACTCATTGCCGATGGCTTGTGGGCGCACGACTATATTAACGGTCGAAAATTAACCAAAGAACAACGCGCCGCGCTTGTGGACGCCGCACTTAACCTCATACCAGGCAACGAATCGTGA
- a CDS encoding MFS transporter: MSSLSSVPKQPPTPHKWMFLAVLSLGLFLVGVDNSVLYTALPALRTALNTTELQGLWIINAYPLVLAGLLLGTGTLGDKIGHRRMWMIGLVIFGIASLAAAFSPNPWALIAARALLGFAAATLMPATLALLRTTFTDPRELATAIGIWAATASVGAAAGPVVGGFLLGHFWWGSIFLINIPVVIIAFLTTLAIAPANIASPEKHWDLLSSLYAMFAMFGMVMFIKEIAGQQHMWIVIASLISAIAGAVAFKLRQDKLVAPLIEFSIFYSRMFSAGALAAGMSLFIIGGSELMTTQRFQMSAGYTPLQAGLLVAVAAVAAFFTSALGGAILHIAGFRTLISGGFTIAGIGLTIVYFGVLQTLLWLTITGLALMGAGIGLVMSVSSTAIIGSAPKSRAGMAAAVEEVSYEIGTVFSVAIVGSLLPFFYRKNVPTAIQSSIVDGLAHPTLADSARAGYDAAYLNMLLLMLIFTAIAVVVTAYALRGNPKETPYAHE; this comes from the coding sequence ATGTCGAGTCTCTCTTCTGTTCCCAAACAACCGCCCACGCCACACAAGTGGATGTTCCTCGCGGTTCTTAGCCTTGGCTTGTTCCTCGTCGGGGTAGATAACTCAGTTCTCTACACTGCCCTGCCAGCACTGCGTACCGCATTGAACACTACCGAGCTCCAAGGGCTCTGGATTATCAACGCCTACCCGCTAGTTCTAGCAGGCCTCCTGCTTGGTACAGGTACGCTCGGTGATAAAATCGGCCACCGTCGCATGTGGATGATCGGTCTTGTCATCTTCGGCATCGCCTCGCTTGCCGCTGCTTTCTCCCCTAATCCATGGGCACTTATTGCGGCACGCGCACTTCTCGGGTTTGCCGCCGCTACTCTCATGCCAGCTACCTTGGCACTACTGCGCACCACTTTCACAGATCCCCGAGAACTCGCCACTGCGATCGGCATCTGGGCTGCTACCGCCTCCGTTGGCGCAGCAGCTGGCCCGGTAGTTGGTGGCTTCTTACTCGGTCACTTTTGGTGGGGCTCGATATTCTTAATCAACATCCCGGTAGTCATAATCGCCTTTCTTACCACCCTGGCAATCGCACCGGCAAACATCGCATCCCCGGAAAAACACTGGGACTTACTTTCCAGCCTTTACGCCATGTTCGCTATGTTCGGAATGGTGATGTTCATCAAGGAAATTGCCGGGCAGCAGCATATGTGGATCGTCATCGCATCACTCATTTCTGCTATCGCTGGCGCCGTAGCTTTCAAACTACGTCAAGATAAACTCGTTGCCCCCTTGATCGAATTCTCAATCTTCTATTCACGCATGTTCTCAGCCGGCGCGCTCGCAGCTGGCATGAGTCTGTTCATTATCGGCGGCTCGGAACTCATGACCACCCAGCGCTTCCAAATGTCTGCTGGATATACACCGTTACAAGCCGGGCTATTAGTTGCAGTAGCAGCAGTCGCTGCCTTCTTCACCTCTGCGCTCGGTGGGGCAATCCTTCATATTGCCGGTTTCCGAACGCTTATTTCTGGCGGATTTACCATAGCCGGTATTGGATTGACCATCGTGTACTTCGGTGTACTTCAGACCCTCTTATGGCTAACTATTACCGGACTTGCCCTCATGGGTGCCGGCATAGGATTGGTTATGAGTGTTTCGTCTACCGCAATTATCGGCTCCGCACCAAAAAGCCGAGCCGGAATGGCAGCTGCAGTCGAAGAAGTCTCCTATGAGATCGGCACCGTTTTTTCGGTAGCTATCGTCGGTAGTCTGCTCCCCTTCTTCTATCGAAAGAATGTACCCACGGCAATCCAATCCTCAATTGTTGACGGCTTAGCCCACCCGACTTTGGCAGATAGCGCACGCGCCGGCTACGACGCAGCATATTTAAACATGCTGCTACTCATGTTAATCTTCACCGCAATCGCCGTCGTCGTCACCGCATATGCACTACGCGGAAACCCGAAAGAAACTCCCTATGCGCACGAGTAA
- the radA gene encoding DNA repair protein RadA yields the protein MAKSKAQFACTECGWTTSKWVGRCGECQQWGTVVEAGFNPAARTVTALTPVTSAQPITDVSAQASVKSPTGVGELDRVLGGGLVPGVVVLLAGEPGVGKSTLLLDVAAKAAREARNAGKAPVLYVTGEESASQVRSRAERIGALDPHLLLAAEADLARVLGHIEDSKPSLLIVDSVQTIANPEIDGSAGGVAQVKAVTSALVNRAKSTDLPIVVVGHVTKDGSIAGPRVLEHLVDVVCQFEGDKHSRLRMVRAVKNRYGATDEVGCFELIDAGIRELEDPSGLFLSSRNLTVPGTCVTVTLEGRRPMPVEVQALRVPAAGPPRRTTSGVDSSRVAMMLAVLQSRLGVAYDHCDVFVSTVGGAKANEPSVDLATILALASTAADLPLAPGVVALGEVSLTGELRPVVGLQQRVNEAHRLGFSVALVPEAGDEITTPGSLTIRRISDVRSAINAVLPTH from the coding sequence ATGGCAAAAAGTAAAGCTCAATTCGCGTGTACCGAATGTGGATGGACTACGTCAAAATGGGTAGGGCGCTGTGGCGAGTGCCAACAGTGGGGAACAGTTGTTGAGGCAGGGTTTAATCCTGCGGCACGCACTGTTACTGCGCTAACTCCTGTTACTTCTGCCCAGCCAATTACCGATGTTAGTGCACAAGCCTCAGTGAAATCTCCGACCGGTGTAGGAGAACTCGATCGAGTACTCGGTGGCGGTTTGGTCCCGGGTGTTGTTGTGTTGCTCGCTGGCGAACCCGGGGTTGGAAAATCCACTCTCTTGCTTGATGTCGCAGCCAAAGCAGCGCGCGAGGCGCGCAATGCAGGCAAAGCTCCAGTTTTATATGTCACTGGTGAAGAGTCAGCTTCGCAGGTGCGTTCACGCGCCGAACGTATCGGAGCTCTCGATCCTCACTTATTGCTTGCCGCTGAAGCTGATTTGGCCCGAGTTTTAGGCCATATCGAAGATTCAAAACCATCGTTACTTATCGTCGATTCCGTCCAGACGATTGCCAATCCGGAGATTGATGGATCTGCTGGTGGAGTCGCACAAGTTAAGGCAGTCACCTCAGCATTGGTTAACCGGGCGAAGAGTACTGACTTGCCGATTGTGGTTGTCGGCCATGTCACGAAAGATGGTTCGATTGCTGGCCCTCGTGTACTTGAACATTTAGTAGATGTCGTTTGCCAATTCGAAGGCGATAAACATTCTCGGCTACGTATGGTGCGGGCGGTAAAAAATCGTTACGGAGCAACTGATGAAGTTGGCTGTTTCGAACTTATCGATGCCGGAATCCGCGAACTTGAGGATCCTTCAGGGTTGTTTTTAAGTTCCCGCAATCTCACGGTGCCGGGCACCTGCGTCACTGTCACACTCGAAGGGCGTCGGCCGATGCCGGTCGAAGTCCAAGCCTTACGCGTTCCAGCCGCAGGCCCGCCGCGCCGTACTACATCCGGTGTTGATTCTTCGCGCGTAGCAATGATGTTGGCAGTGCTCCAGTCACGGCTGGGTGTCGCCTACGATCATTGTGACGTATTTGTCTCTACTGTGGGTGGCGCGAAAGCTAACGAACCGAGTGTCGATCTGGCCACCATACTTGCGTTAGCGTCAACTGCCGCTGATTTGCCGCTAGCCCCAGGAGTTGTCGCACTAGGCGAAGTCTCGCTCACCGGCGAATTGCGCCCAGTTGTTGGATTGCAACAGCGAGTCAACGAAGCTCACCGGCTAGGGTTCTCGGTGGCTCTAGTTCCGGAAGCTGGAGATGAAATAACGACTCCAGGGTCTCTGACAATTCGCAGAATTTCAGATGTGCGTAGCGCTATCAACGCTGTATTACCCACTCATTAA
- a CDS encoding potassium channel family protein, translating to MVRMANQGSDAVLVIGLGRFGSAIAVTLDKLGRDVLAVESDSDLAQQWSHRFRVVEADARSSEALHQLGAEDFQIAVVGVGTSLEASVLITANLVDMGMREIWAKATSREHGTILRRIGANHVVYPEYDAGQRVAHMVSGKMLDYIEMEDQFTIVKMLPPKDMVGFTLEESRIQERFGVRVIGVKSHGQPFEYATPKTLVSAGDTLIVSGDPALLESFANRI from the coding sequence ATGGTTCGGATGGCAAATCAAGGATCGGATGCCGTTTTAGTGATCGGTTTGGGCCGCTTTGGTTCCGCTATTGCAGTCACTCTCGATAAACTTGGTCGTGACGTTCTCGCGGTGGAATCAGACTCTGACCTCGCCCAACAATGGTCTCATCGGTTTCGTGTCGTAGAAGCTGATGCTCGTTCATCCGAAGCGCTACACCAGTTAGGCGCTGAAGATTTCCAGATCGCCGTCGTCGGTGTCGGTACTTCTTTGGAAGCAAGTGTGCTCATTACTGCCAATCTTGTTGACATGGGAATGCGCGAGATTTGGGCGAAGGCTACCTCACGCGAGCATGGAACTATTTTGCGCAGAATCGGTGCGAACCACGTCGTCTACCCAGAGTACGACGCCGGACAGCGCGTCGCACATATGGTTTCAGGAAAGATGCTTGACTACATTGAAATGGAAGATCAGTTCACGATCGTTAAAATGCTACCGCCAAAAGATATGGTCGGTTTTACATTAGAAGAGAGCCGGATTCAAGAACGGTTTGGGGTGCGCGTCATCGGTGTGAAATCACATGGTCAACCATTTGAGTACGCTACTCCGAAAACTCTCGTATCAGCTGGCGATACTCTCATTGTTTCCGGCGATCCTGCTTTGTTAGAAAGTTTTGCGAACCGTATCTAA
- a CDS encoding TrkH family potassium uptake protein: MAPKVPRRPSFPRRGKREIRMSLGPDTELSIDAPSVRSYINALARRSPARLAMLVFGALILTITFLLMLPFSSRVPGNASFLDALFTATSAVCVTGLTVVDSASHWTVFGHVVLALGIQIGGLGVMVIASILALAVSRHLGLTQRMLAATETQSRLGDVGALLRAVIATSVIAESVLTIIFLFTFVRLDSSFVSALGHSFFMALSTFNNAGFVILDAGLAPFVGNWAVSVPIILGTIIGAVGFPVTLNIAKNLRRPSEWTLHSKLTVVTYFSLLGLSIMMMGLLEWSNPATFGQLSGAERTLATVFHATTPRSSGLATIDISQMQQSTWFFLDMMMFIGGGSASTGGGIKVTTFAVLVLAIRAEARGDRDTEAFGKRIPPDVVRLAISATFLGTLLVTSSTLLLTHITNLSFSQVLFEVISAFATCGLSTGITPGLPDSAQLVLIMLMYFGRVGTMTLAAALALRNRRRVIRLPEERPVIG; the protein is encoded by the coding sequence ATGGCACCTAAAGTTCCTCGACGGCCCTCATTTCCTCGTCGAGGTAAACGCGAAATTCGGATGTCACTGGGCCCAGATACTGAGCTAAGTATTGACGCACCCTCAGTACGCAGCTATATCAATGCTCTCGCGCGCCGCTCACCTGCACGCCTAGCAATGCTCGTTTTCGGCGCGCTGATTTTAACGATCACGTTCTTACTCATGCTCCCGTTCTCCTCCCGGGTTCCCGGTAACGCATCCTTTCTCGACGCGTTATTCACTGCCACCTCAGCGGTCTGTGTTACCGGATTAACCGTGGTCGACTCCGCTAGTCACTGGACTGTCTTCGGTCATGTCGTTCTCGCTCTCGGCATCCAGATCGGTGGTTTGGGCGTGATGGTTATCGCCTCAATTTTGGCGCTGGCAGTCTCTCGGCATCTAGGACTCACCCAACGCATGCTTGCCGCCACCGAAACACAAAGTAGGCTTGGCGATGTTGGTGCTCTACTACGTGCAGTTATTGCCACCTCCGTTATTGCGGAGAGCGTTCTGACAATTATTTTCTTGTTCACTTTCGTCCGATTAGATTCCTCATTCGTCAGCGCTCTCGGTCATTCTTTCTTCATGGCACTTTCCACGTTTAACAACGCCGGTTTCGTCATCCTTGATGCGGGACTAGCCCCATTCGTCGGTAATTGGGCAGTGAGCGTGCCAATTATTCTCGGAACAATCATCGGAGCAGTTGGCTTCCCCGTTACTCTCAATATTGCAAAGAATCTGCGTCGTCCCAGCGAGTGGACACTCCATTCGAAACTGACCGTCGTTACCTACTTTTCCTTACTCGGGCTCTCAATTATGATGATGGGTTTACTTGAGTGGTCCAATCCAGCAACTTTTGGGCAACTATCGGGCGCCGAACGTACTTTGGCTACCGTCTTTCACGCCACCACCCCGCGCTCGAGCGGACTTGCCACAATCGACATCAGCCAGATGCAGCAGTCAACCTGGTTCTTCCTTGACATGATGATGTTTATCGGCGGAGGCTCAGCGTCAACCGGCGGTGGCATCAAGGTAACCACGTTCGCAGTACTCGTCTTGGCAATCCGAGCCGAAGCTCGTGGCGACCGCGACACAGAAGCATTCGGCAAACGTATCCCACCCGATGTTGTACGACTAGCTATTTCGGCAACATTCCTTGGGACGTTGCTCGTCACGTCATCAACACTCTTATTAACGCACATAACTAACTTATCGTTTTCCCAGGTTCTTTTCGAAGTCATTTCTGCATTCGCTACCTGCGGGCTTTCTACCGGCATCACGCCAGGTCTGCCCGATTCCGCACAACTAGTTTTGATCATGCTCATGTACTTTGGCCGGGTAGGAACGATGACATTAGCTGCTGCACTGGCTCTGCGAAATCGACGTCGTGTTATTCGCCTCCCTGAAGAACGCCCGGTGATCGGCTAG
- a CDS encoding helix-turn-helix domain-containing protein, with the protein MAHLPSSTPQFFTVAEVADMTRVSRMTVYRMVHAGDLPAVRVGNSYRVPKSAVDQLLTGGASLDYREASGS; encoded by the coding sequence ATGGCTCACCTCCCATCATCAACTCCACAGTTCTTTACTGTAGCCGAAGTTGCTGATATGACGCGGGTTTCGCGAATGACTGTCTATCGTATGGTGCATGCAGGAGATCTTCCTGCAGTGCGTGTTGGTAACTCCTACCGCGTCCCGAAGTCTGCTGTTGATCAGCTCCTGACGGGTGGGGCATCATTAGATTATCGTGAAGCATCCGGATCTTAA
- a CDS encoding 30S ribosomal protein bS22: protein MGSVIKKRRKRMSKKKHRKLLRKTRHQRRNKK, encoded by the coding sequence GTGGGTTCCGTTATTAAGAAGCGTCGCAAGCGCATGTCGAAGAAGAAGCACCGCAAACTGCTTCGCAAGACTCGTCATCAGCGTCGCAACAAGAAGTGA
- a CDS encoding MarR family winged helix-turn-helix transcriptional regulator codes for MTQTRMLNEEEQQAWRNFMRGQAAVRDAVNHDDVENFGLALHEFEVLMRLAEAEKQQARMSVLATDLVHSRSRLTHTVARLEKAGYVERFQCPADRRGIFCRLTDQGQEKIEASTADHTEALREHFLSKLTREELLTLGEIFGKLIDAEETEKRVCSQ; via the coding sequence ATGACACAAACACGAATGCTCAATGAAGAAGAGCAGCAAGCCTGGCGTAATTTTATGCGTGGCCAAGCTGCCGTGCGTGATGCTGTCAATCACGATGACGTCGAAAACTTCGGGTTGGCGCTCCATGAATTCGAAGTCCTGATGCGATTAGCTGAAGCCGAAAAGCAACAAGCTCGGATGTCAGTTCTGGCAACTGATCTTGTCCACTCGCGGTCCCGTTTAACTCACACGGTTGCCCGGCTAGAAAAAGCTGGATACGTGGAGCGTTTCCAATGCCCAGCTGACCGACGGGGGATTTTCTGTCGTTTAACTGATCAGGGGCAGGAAAAAATTGAAGCGTCTACTGCGGATCACACCGAAGCTCTGCGCGAGCATTTTCTCAGCAAACTTACTCGCGAAGAACTTCTTACGTTAGGCGAAATCTTTGGCAAACTTATCGACGCTGAAGAGACCGAAAAACGAGTCTGTAGCCAGTAG
- a CDS encoding histidine phosphatase family protein: MDITTVHLVRHGEVDNPEGVLYGRRPGYHLTELGHTMAKKVAQAFAGHDIRTVITSPLERAIETGTPTAEAFGLAITTDERVIEADNKFEGIDVNSNRWQLAHPRFWSWYSNPLEPSWGEPYTDIVKRMSAAISDAITVASGGEAVIVSHQLPIWTMRRFIERLPLAHDPRRRECSLASVTSLTFVGRQLISLDYWEPAADILAQAADMVPGTSQAQTKK, translated from the coding sequence ATGGATATCACAACAGTTCATTTAGTACGACATGGTGAAGTAGATAATCCGGAAGGTGTTCTTTATGGACGCCGCCCTGGTTACCACCTCACTGAGCTAGGGCATACTATGGCGAAAAAAGTGGCTCAAGCTTTTGCCGGTCACGATATTCGAACTGTGATTACCTCTCCCTTAGAGCGCGCAATTGAAACTGGAACGCCAACTGCTGAAGCGTTCGGGCTCGCTATCACAACCGATGAGCGTGTTATCGAAGCAGATAACAAGTTCGAAGGTATTGATGTGAACTCTAACCGGTGGCAACTCGCCCATCCACGTTTCTGGTCGTGGTATTCCAATCCGCTTGAACCGTCATGGGGTGAACCTTACACCGACATCGTCAAGCGCATGTCGGCCGCTATTTCAGATGCAATCACTGTAGCTAGTGGTGGCGAGGCAGTTATTGTTTCCCACCAGCTCCCGATCTGGACGATGCGGCGTTTTATTGAACGGCTTCCGCTGGCTCACGATCCACGCCGACGCGAATGTTCCTTAGCCTCAGTTACATCCTTGACTTTCGTAGGTCGACAACTGATCTCCCTTGATTATTGGGAGCCGGCCGCCGATATTTTGGCGCAAGCTGCTGATATGGTCCCGGGTACGTCCCAGGCACAAACAAAAAAGTAG
- a CDS encoding PLD nuclease N-terminal domain-containing protein: MARVFLVLTVLALHIYSFIAVVHTDRSDLPARLPKVAWLVLTLIVPILGPLLWLFFKNQHLFRSGTTLSSDSLNKPFGRRKEQPAGPVAPDDDPEFLARLEAQNRRRAYEQQKRAENGEIDEPDDEPKSPEEPEEDGGLYGRR; encoded by the coding sequence GTGGCTCGAGTATTTCTTGTTTTAACTGTTTTAGCACTACACATCTATTCGTTTATTGCTGTAGTACATACTGATCGTTCGGATCTGCCGGCGCGCCTTCCTAAGGTTGCGTGGCTGGTTTTGACGCTTATTGTTCCGATCTTGGGACCCCTCTTGTGGTTATTCTTCAAGAATCAGCATCTGTTCCGCTCCGGTACTACGCTATCCTCAGACTCGTTAAATAAGCCTTTCGGCCGCCGTAAAGAACAGCCTGCTGGCCCAGTGGCTCCTGACGATGATCCAGAGTTTCTTGCCCGGCTAGAAGCGCAAAATCGCCGCCGTGCCTACGAACAACAAAAGCGTGCAGAAAATGGCGAAATTGATGAGCCAGATGACGAACCTAAGTCTCCAGAAGAGCCCGAGGAAGACGGCGGGTTATACGGCCGCCGCTAA
- a CDS encoding 1,4-dihydroxy-2-naphthoate polyprenyltransferase, with the protein MATVNDWLEGARVRTLPAAVAPVIIGAGLAHYDGGFSWIRTLLAAFVALAFQVGVNFSNDYSDGIRGTDDHRQGPPRITGGGKVRPKVVLAIALSFFTAACIAGLALVALSGQWWLIGLGAAAAAAAWFYTGGKHPYGYLGLGEVFVMAFFGWMATVGTAYVQTGLAPWYAWAAGTGVGLIACALLMVNNIRDIPTDSETGKRTLAVRMGDTRARDVFAGMLVSAVFIQAVVLAWLSGWLGVASLALIIPIAPTILEVRGRARGKYLIPALKRTGIFELAYALVFLLGFTLN; encoded by the coding sequence ATGGCAACAGTTAACGATTGGCTCGAAGGCGCCCGCGTGCGCACCCTCCCAGCGGCGGTAGCTCCGGTAATCATCGGCGCCGGACTAGCTCACTACGACGGCGGATTCTCCTGGATTCGAACGCTCCTCGCAGCGTTCGTCGCCCTCGCATTCCAAGTAGGTGTGAACTTCTCAAACGATTATTCCGACGGCATCCGTGGAACTGATGACCACCGCCAAGGTCCACCGCGAATAACCGGCGGCGGAAAAGTTCGGCCAAAAGTCGTGCTTGCTATCGCGCTGAGCTTCTTCACCGCCGCATGTATCGCCGGTCTCGCACTCGTTGCACTCTCCGGCCAGTGGTGGCTCATCGGTCTTGGTGCAGCGGCTGCCGCGGCTGCCTGGTTCTACACCGGGGGGAAACATCCCTACGGTTACCTCGGACTAGGCGAAGTATTCGTCATGGCTTTCTTTGGCTGGATGGCTACCGTTGGTACCGCTTATGTTCAGACTGGACTGGCACCGTGGTACGCGTGGGCAGCCGGCACCGGGGTTGGCCTGATTGCCTGTGCCTTGCTGATGGTGAACAATATCCGAGATATTCCAACCGATAGTGAAACTGGTAAACGTACTTTGGCTGTTCGCATGGGCGATACTCGAGCACGCGATGTCTTTGCTGGAATGCTGGTTTCAGCAGTCTTTATCCAAGCTGTTGTGCTTGCCTGGCTGAGCGGATGGTTGGGTGTGGCTAGTTTGGCGCTCATTATTCCTATCGCGCCAACGATTCTTGAGGTACGCGGTAGAGCTCGTGGAAAGTACCTTATTCCGGCTCTCAAGCGTACCGGAATCTTCGAACTTGCTTACGCATTGGTGTTCTTGCTCGGCTTTACGCTGAACTAA